The Anaeromusa acidaminophila DSM 3853 genome includes a region encoding these proteins:
- the eutS gene encoding ethanolamine utilization microcompartment protein EutS, which yields MEKQRVVQEYVPGKQVTLAHLIAHPKEALCEKLGVGQSGAIGILTITPCEAALIAADVATKTAAVDIGFMDRFTGSVVLVGSVSAVEAALRQVNAVLMDGLGFTGTRITRS from the coding sequence ATGGAAAAGCAGAGAGTTGTACAAGAATATGTACCAGGGAAACAGGTGACCTTGGCGCACCTGATTGCTCACCCTAAGGAAGCCCTTTGCGAAAAGCTGGGAGTCGGACAAAGCGGCGCTATTGGCATCTTGACCATTACTCCTTGCGAGGCGGCTTTGATTGCTGCGGATGTAGCCACTAAAACAGCGGCCGTGGACATTGGATTTATGGATCGTTTCACCGGTTCTGTCGTGCTGGTGGGCAGCGTTTCTGCTGTGGAAGCGGCGTTGCGCCAGGTAAACGCCGTACTGATGGATGGCCTGGGTTTTACCGGGACTCGCATTACCAGGTCCTGA